A genomic stretch from Helianthus annuus cultivar XRQ/B chromosome 1, HanXRQr2.0-SUNRISE, whole genome shotgun sequence includes:
- the LOC110928563 gene encoding bZIP transcription factor 17 isoform X1, whose translation MADAAALEDPLSSLPIPPLSPFIFSDDLTFPEDILSFDLDDLGITFDDQHQHHPSDAEQLFNSTVNQSNPFDLSSSDPHFFDFVPDHETVAANSGNMLGNHESDVVKSGNLLGNQGFDVADSGNLSGNQGYDAAKSGNSSGSQEFDVAESGNLLGNHGLDISRFVNIQSPDDCGIGFVEEIMNPVRISENSPSEMRNEDPVSSQGSGTCGFAESEAAVICTSSDSGNSVVNNVKREARSNFILKRKNESLDVSSECRTVKQQRSNEGSTTTENLNEVNEEDDKKKARLIRNRESAQLSRQRKKQYVEELEDKVRAMHATIQDLNARISYIAAENATLKQQMVTSGGGVCSHPVMYPPHPAMAPMGYPWMPYPPYPVKSHGSEVPLLPIPRLKTQQPASSRKTKTDVKKTEGTSKTKTKTKKVASISFLGLLLFIVLFGGLVPIMNVKFGGVKVNDGGYLVKPLNDYKSYNQHHGRVLTGDEHVNGTNHNASEPLVASLYVPRNDKLVKIDGNLIISSVLASEKAMASREEQETTLDLVPAIPIPTVKRNDGRQPYTYRTASDHQRALPSNEENLQPKHADGKPQQWFREGLSGLMLSSGMCTEVFQFDASVAGASGAIVPATSLVNITATPNRHNTTSITTVKNRRILHGLPIPLSDSTTNITKEQVAGHDSKHEDHLKNKSVSSMVVSVLVDPREAGDGSDLDGMMGGGGGGKGTSFSRIFVVVLLDSVKYVTYSCMLPLKGASHLVAA comes from the exons TCCCCGAGGATATCCTCTCGTTCGACCTCGATGACCTCGGTATCACCTTCGACGATCAACATCAACATCATCCTTCAGATGCCGAACAATTATTCAATTCAACCGTTAATCAATCGAATCCGTTTGATCTGTCATCTTCTGATCCTCATTTCTTCGATTTTGTGCCTGATCACGAAACCGTTGCTGCGAATTCAG GTAATATGTTAGGAAATCATGAGTCGGATGTTGTGAAATCAGGTAATTTGTTAGGAAATCAAGGATTTGATGTTGCGGACTCAGGTAATCTGTCAGGAAATCAAGGATACGATGCTGCGAAATCAGGCAATTCGTCAGGAAGTCAGGAGTTTGACGTTGCGGAATCAGGTAATTTGTTAGGAAATCACGGATTGGATATTTCTAGATTTGTTAACATTCAGTCACCCGATGATTGCGGTATAGGTTTTGTTGAGGAAATTATGAATCCGGTGAGGATTTCGGAGAATTCACCTTCGGAAATGAGGAATGAGGATCCTGTTTCGTCTCAGGGCTCTGGAACTTGTGGTTTTGCTGAATCGGAAGCTGCTGTGATTTGTACATCATCGGATTCAGGAAATTCGGTTGTGAATAATGTGAAGCGAGAAGCGAGAAGTAATTTCATCTTGAAGAGGAAGAACGAGAGTTTAGATGTGAGTTCGGAGTGTAGAACAGTTAAGCAGCAACGGTCAAACGAAGGTTCTACAACAACCGAAAATTTAAACGAAGTTAATGAAGAGGATGACAAGAAGAAAGCGAGGTTGATTAGGAACCGAGAGAGCGCACAGCTTTCGAGACAGAGAAAGAAACAGTATGTTGAGGAGTTAGAGGATAAAGTGAGAGCAATGCATGCAACGATACAGGATTTGAATGCTAGAATTAGTTACATTGCAGCAGAGAATGCAACGTTGAAGCAACAAATGGTtactagtggtggtggtgtgtgttcACATCCTGTAATGTACCCACCACACCCTGCAATGGCGCCAATGGGATATCCATGGATGCCATATCCACCTTATCCTGTCAAATCACACGGTTCTGAAGTTCCATTACTCCCAATTCCACGGTTGAAGACTCAACAGCCTGCATCTTCGCGGAAAACGAAAACAGATGTTAAGAAAACTGAAGGTACATCTAAGaccaaaacaaaaaccaaaaaagTAGCTAGTATTAGCTTTCTTGGATTGTTGCTATTTATTGTGCTTTTTGGTGGGTTGGTTCCTATTATGAATGTGAAATTTGGTGGAGTAAAAGTAAATGATGGTGGTTATCTTGTTAAGCCTCTTAATGATTATAAGTCTTACAATCAACACCATGGGAGGGTGTTGACGGGTGATGAACATGTCAATGGAACTAATCATAACGCTAGTGAGCCTCTTGTCGCATCTCTTTATGTACCGAGGAATGATAAGCTTGTAAAAATCGATGGTAATTTGATAATATCTTCGGTTCTAGCAAGTGAGAAAGCTATGGCATCTAGGGAAGAACAAGAAACAACTCTAGATTTGGTCCCTGCAATCCCCATTCCGACGGTAAAAAGGAATGATGGAAGACAGCCTTATACGTATAGGACTGCAAGTGATCATCAAAGAGCTCTTCCATCAAATGAGGAGAATTTGCAGCCAAAACATGCTGATGGTAAACCGCAACAATGGTTTCGCGAAGGTCTTTCTG GACTGATGTTGAGTTCAGGCATGTGCACTGAAGTATTTCAGTTTGATGCATCTGTGGCTGGAGCTTCAGGAGCCATAGTCCCCGCCACGTCACTAGTCAACATCACTGCCACCCCAAACCGCCACAATACAACCTCCATCACCACCGTGAAGAACAGAAGAATCCTCCATGGTCTTCCAATACCCCTTTCGGATTCCACCACCAACATCACCAAAGAACAAGTAGCGGGTCATGACTCAAAGCACGAGGACCACCTAAAAAACAAGTCAGTTTCATCAATGGTGGTTTCCGTGCTGGTTGACCCTAGGGAGGCCGGAGATGGCAGTGATCTTGACGGcatgatgggtggtggtggtggtggtaaagGTACTTCATTTTCAAGAATATTTGTGGTGGTTCTATTAGATAGTGTGAAGTATGTTACCTACTCTTGCATGCTTCCTTTAAAAGGAGCTAGTCATCTAGTAGCAGCTTAA
- the LOC110928563 gene encoding bZIP transcription factor 17 isoform X2, with product MADAAALEDPLSSLPIPPLSPFIFSDDLTFPEDILSFDLDDLGITFDDQHQHHPSDAEQLFNSTVNQSNPFDLSSSDPHFFDFVPDHETVAANSGNMLGNHESDVVKSGNLLGNQGFDVADSGNLSGNQGYDAAKSGNSSGSQEFDVAESGFVEEIMNPVRISENSPSEMRNEDPVSSQGSGTCGFAESEAAVICTSSDSGNSVVNNVKREARSNFILKRKNESLDVSSECRTVKQQRSNEGSTTTENLNEVNEEDDKKKARLIRNRESAQLSRQRKKQYVEELEDKVRAMHATIQDLNARISYIAAENATLKQQMVTSGGGVCSHPVMYPPHPAMAPMGYPWMPYPPYPVKSHGSEVPLLPIPRLKTQQPASSRKTKTDVKKTEGTSKTKTKTKKVASISFLGLLLFIVLFGGLVPIMNVKFGGVKVNDGGYLVKPLNDYKSYNQHHGRVLTGDEHVNGTNHNASEPLVASLYVPRNDKLVKIDGNLIISSVLASEKAMASREEQETTLDLVPAIPIPTVKRNDGRQPYTYRTASDHQRALPSNEENLQPKHADGKPQQWFREGLSGLMLSSGMCTEVFQFDASVAGASGAIVPATSLVNITATPNRHNTTSITTVKNRRILHGLPIPLSDSTTNITKEQVAGHDSKHEDHLKNKSVSSMVVSVLVDPREAGDGSDLDGMMGGGGGGKGTSFSRIFVVVLLDSVKYVTYSCMLPLKGASHLVAA from the exons TCCCCGAGGATATCCTCTCGTTCGACCTCGATGACCTCGGTATCACCTTCGACGATCAACATCAACATCATCCTTCAGATGCCGAACAATTATTCAATTCAACCGTTAATCAATCGAATCCGTTTGATCTGTCATCTTCTGATCCTCATTTCTTCGATTTTGTGCCTGATCACGAAACCGTTGCTGCGAATTCAG GTAATATGTTAGGAAATCATGAGTCGGATGTTGTGAAATCAGGTAATTTGTTAGGAAATCAAGGATTTGATGTTGCGGACTCAGGTAATCTGTCAGGAAATCAAGGATACGATGCTGCGAAATCAGGCAATTCGTCAGGAAGTCAGGAGTTTGACGTTGCGGAATCAG GTTTTGTTGAGGAAATTATGAATCCGGTGAGGATTTCGGAGAATTCACCTTCGGAAATGAGGAATGAGGATCCTGTTTCGTCTCAGGGCTCTGGAACTTGTGGTTTTGCTGAATCGGAAGCTGCTGTGATTTGTACATCATCGGATTCAGGAAATTCGGTTGTGAATAATGTGAAGCGAGAAGCGAGAAGTAATTTCATCTTGAAGAGGAAGAACGAGAGTTTAGATGTGAGTTCGGAGTGTAGAACAGTTAAGCAGCAACGGTCAAACGAAGGTTCTACAACAACCGAAAATTTAAACGAAGTTAATGAAGAGGATGACAAGAAGAAAGCGAGGTTGATTAGGAACCGAGAGAGCGCACAGCTTTCGAGACAGAGAAAGAAACAGTATGTTGAGGAGTTAGAGGATAAAGTGAGAGCAATGCATGCAACGATACAGGATTTGAATGCTAGAATTAGTTACATTGCAGCAGAGAATGCAACGTTGAAGCAACAAATGGTtactagtggtggtggtgtgtgttcACATCCTGTAATGTACCCACCACACCCTGCAATGGCGCCAATGGGATATCCATGGATGCCATATCCACCTTATCCTGTCAAATCACACGGTTCTGAAGTTCCATTACTCCCAATTCCACGGTTGAAGACTCAACAGCCTGCATCTTCGCGGAAAACGAAAACAGATGTTAAGAAAACTGAAGGTACATCTAAGaccaaaacaaaaaccaaaaaagTAGCTAGTATTAGCTTTCTTGGATTGTTGCTATTTATTGTGCTTTTTGGTGGGTTGGTTCCTATTATGAATGTGAAATTTGGTGGAGTAAAAGTAAATGATGGTGGTTATCTTGTTAAGCCTCTTAATGATTATAAGTCTTACAATCAACACCATGGGAGGGTGTTGACGGGTGATGAACATGTCAATGGAACTAATCATAACGCTAGTGAGCCTCTTGTCGCATCTCTTTATGTACCGAGGAATGATAAGCTTGTAAAAATCGATGGTAATTTGATAATATCTTCGGTTCTAGCAAGTGAGAAAGCTATGGCATCTAGGGAAGAACAAGAAACAACTCTAGATTTGGTCCCTGCAATCCCCATTCCGACGGTAAAAAGGAATGATGGAAGACAGCCTTATACGTATAGGACTGCAAGTGATCATCAAAGAGCTCTTCCATCAAATGAGGAGAATTTGCAGCCAAAACATGCTGATGGTAAACCGCAACAATGGTTTCGCGAAGGTCTTTCTG GACTGATGTTGAGTTCAGGCATGTGCACTGAAGTATTTCAGTTTGATGCATCTGTGGCTGGAGCTTCAGGAGCCATAGTCCCCGCCACGTCACTAGTCAACATCACTGCCACCCCAAACCGCCACAATACAACCTCCATCACCACCGTGAAGAACAGAAGAATCCTCCATGGTCTTCCAATACCCCTTTCGGATTCCACCACCAACATCACCAAAGAACAAGTAGCGGGTCATGACTCAAAGCACGAGGACCACCTAAAAAACAAGTCAGTTTCATCAATGGTGGTTTCCGTGCTGGTTGACCCTAGGGAGGCCGGAGATGGCAGTGATCTTGACGGcatgatgggtggtggtggtggtggtaaagGTACTTCATTTTCAAGAATATTTGTGGTGGTTCTATTAGATAGTGTGAAGTATGTTACCTACTCTTGCATGCTTCCTTTAAAAGGAGCTAGTCATCTAGTAGCAGCTTAA